ggccgaacccccgaaacctttGCGAATGATTCGACTGAATGCGGAattgaatccgaaccctaatttgcatatgcaaattaggggtgggaaggggaaaacattttttacttccttgttttccgacaaaaagtcacacaatttccctcccgctccttatttgcatatgcaaattcaggttcggctgggcagaaggattcggccgaatcctgctgaaaaagacagaatcctgtattcggtgcatccctattcacaCACCCCACTTTGcttactatttttattttcatctgtGGTTTAGGTGGAGCAGCCAGTGGGGAAGCAGCTGATAAGAAAGCACAAACACCCAAAGGGGGAAATGCTGTCAAggtaaataattatttgtaattttatatatttttttttcttgggggtTGTAAGAGCCTGGTGTATGGCACATAGGGAGATTACTAACTGCTACTTGTAGCTGGAAGGTTATGGGTTCTTTCCTGTGGTGGGATGATAGACAACTTTCTCAGAAAACAATACCATTTATTTCTAACTATTCCAAATGTGCAGCTTGATACTGCAGCATTTGTTATTAGCGCAAGGGCACCCATGCATTCTCTCAGCCTCTGTCTGCCTAATGAATACTAACTAATGAGGAGGAGAGAAGAAAATGCTCTGCCATCAGTGCTTTGATtctgaatttaaaagaaaagttttcGCTTGTGTGCGACAACGCAGAGCGGAGTTCTCCAATCGGCTCTGTGTAGCTGCACACAAGTGCAAACTGTTCTTTTCAATGCAGAAACAAAGTGCTGATGGCAGTGCATTTTCTTCTCTCCTCCTTATTAATATTCATTAGGTGGAGAGAAGCAGAGGGAACATGTGTGTGCCCTTAGAGTTTAGCTAAACCTAACAACTACTGATCTTGTGTGATGGAAGCTTTATTGTGAAAACACTTGTTTGTTAAATTCAACCTGGAGTTACTTTGCAGGAATCAGAGGGCTGTACTCGTATGCCTTCTTATTTCAAAATTGTACTGGGCCGTGAAGTCATGAACCAACTTCAGAAATACACTAGTGTGAATTTGACATTTTCTGAATTTTCTCACTCCCAGGTGAGACACATTCTCTGTGAGAAGCACGGCAAGGTAATGGAGGCCATGGAGAAGCTGAAGTCTGGTGTGCGCTTCAGTGAGGTGGCAACACAGTACAGCGAGGACAAGGCTAGGCAAGGGGTATGGCCTTATCTAAATCATATAATATTCCATATTATTAGTATGATCTGTTAATGTCACTTACAACTTGGGGCAGAGCAGGCCGGTACATAATAAATCCTAGTGGTGTGTCCATGCAACAGTCATTACCATTAATATCTCTTCTGCGCTATATGGAGACCAGCAAAACCACCCCAAAAGGTCCACAACCACAAATGGAACAATCCTGCAGTAGATGCAGGCTATATACCTGGAGCAAAGGCACTGACAGTAACTATATTTTGGATTAAATATTTCTATTATAACtgataaaaaaacttcgaaattcaaaaagaccaaccgaaattaagtcagtATTTTTttggtcagttttcgatcaaataggtccgtattgggccaaattagaatcgtacaaattgaaggaatagtgctttcgatcaaattagatgctaaatatttcccaaaaaaattagatttttcaaagtccaccaattgactccaaataggttctaagaggttccccaaaggctaaaacagcaattcggcaggttttagatggcgaatggtcaaagtcgaatttttaaaaagacagtacatgataaatttcaatattcaaatttttttcaaattataaccgaatttggactattccctagtcgaagtacacaaaaaatagctcgaaattcgttttttttttcattcgaaacttaaccttgacttttgataaatctgccgtaGTGTCCCTAAAACAAAAAGTGTCTAGAATCCCATTCACTGTTTCACTTTTTGAAATTTCCTtagaagttttttatttttagctattttaaatatattttacatattttaaagattTCAGCAACTTTATACTTCTAACGTTTGGCTTGGCTCAGCAGCTATTTCTCCATTGTTGTGTTGGCAACTGTGgggtaaattaaataaatatatatatatatatatatatatatatatatatatatatatatatatatataaaatccaaaaaatccagcGCACTCCGTTCACAGGTACAATATAGACCCAGGTGCTACCTACTGTGGCTGTAGTATCCAATAGTCCAAAAAAAGtagaggtgcacactgggatttgaaaaacagttaaaacttCAGCTTTATTATAAGTTACATTAAAAGGAActggtcgacgtttcggtctctGTCTAAGACCtttttcaaatcccagtgtgcacctctacttttttggactatatatatatatatatatatatatacacatacacagtctTATTTGAATAGCCAGTCTGCATATATGTTCTCCCTGCTGACTTTAAACTTTTAATAAGTGGAGTGAAGCAGTTTCCCCTGCTCccaattcataaataagcccctgagTATGTGCTAACTAGGCAAGGGAAAATTCCACTATATGCACAGCAGTTGTTCATGTCTAGCAGAGCGAGGCCCAGATTTGTGACATGCAGTTTTAGAATTATGGCAATTTGGGTATAACGGAGAAAAAAGCAACTCTTTAACACCTGCTTTATTTCACCACTTTTTCCAGGGGGATCTGGGCTGGATGACAAGGGGCTCCATGGTGGGACCTTTTCAAGATGCTGCTTTTGCTCTTTCTGTCAGCACAATGGACAAACCTGTTTACACTGATCCTCCCGTAAAGACAAAGTTTGGCTATCATATTATTATGGTGGAAGGAAGAAAATAAGCAAACAAATCAGGACAATGGCCTACCCTAGCAATTCTATGTATTGAAAGACAGCCCACAACTTTCCCATAACTCCCACCAGATACCATAGAGTTAAAATACTGGAGCAAAATAGACCCTAACCCGTCCTTCCAGAGACTGGTCTGATTTGGCCACTTTTGTTTATATCTGAAATTTGGCCCATAGGACAGGTATACGTGGccataatctgtttgctcttttatttcatttatttggtgAGTAAGTCTGAGTGACTGTAACTATGAGAAGTGAAGGATCACCATGGTTCCTCTTCATTTGCAAATGCAGCAGTCACTGACAGATATGGTGCACCAGCAAATTGCATTTTCCAGTATGTCTGACTGACAAATATCCATACTACATAGATATAAGTCAggatcaacccccccccccccaacatacaGGTACTGAAAATGTTTTGTATGACTGTCAGTGCATGTATGAACCCACTTACTATAAATTTTGCTACTACAATAAAACTCCATTCCTCTGTCATGGTCCAGATGTCATTCTTGGATTCCTCATGGCACCAACATATTGATTATTGGACGTTCTTTTTCAGATTTATGTAAATGCATAAAGTACCCTTTCTAAATCATTGGAGTTGGATTTGATTTCATATATTACGTGTGATATTGTCTGGTAAATGCACCTCTaaattaatggggttatttatcaaatgttgaattcTAGAGTTTATTATACCTCGAGTAAACTCgaatgggaaaaactcaaataagTGAGAACGGAGTTAAtcacctgaaaacttgaattaatcaagtttttggcaggaaaaaacgaactgattgagtttttgggcaaaattatccagaaaaaccggaaacatcatgaaggctattaacatcttcaaatggttcaacggatctctgtcattgactcctacatgaccgacagcgtttgaggtttttttttacctgaaaatgtgagttttgaccaaaaaaaatcaacttgaaaactcgaattaattgagAAACACAACTCGATCTGCAATAAATATCCCCTTAAATGGCACTTTCCATTTCCACATACTTGAAGGTAAAGAAcgttctagagcagtgatccccaaccagtagctcgcgagcaacatgttgctcccagtggcctcaaagcaggtgcttatttttgaattccagacttagaagcaagatttggttgtaaaaaaaacagatgtactgccaaccagagcctcttgtagactgccagtccatataggggctaccaaacagccaataacagcccttatttgacatactacaactaactattcagattaatataaagtagtaaagagaacaaatcacatcatatttaGGGCATTAAGTGACAGCAATCATATAATTGAAGTTATAtcagacaaatagtagtgacagtctctcACCGATATCGTTAGATaataaatacatgcagagatcttatcgttagcgacagaaatcttctaaactTGTCTGATGGATTAAATGACCGTTGCCATGGTATGATCCACACACACAGTCCATGAATCGTCCAAATGTTTGTACGATtttatgcgtctatggccagctgtaggGACATTTGCTTGTGTTTCATTAGCTCTTTGCAGATACTGAGAAATGGCAAagtacgtgttttttttttagggaaaaatgcACCACCCTGGGGAAAATAGTAGCACAGAGCTTCTCCATCTTAAAAATatatgccctgtaaggctacaaattgattgtcctttctattcaggccctcttctgttcaaatcaatgcagggttgctacaGTAACttggaccacagcaaccagattgttgaaattgcaaactagagagctgctgaataaatagctaaataactcaaaaaccacaaataaaaaaaaataaataaaaaccatttgcaaattgtctcagaatatcactctctacataatactaaattaactcaaatgtgaacaaccgtGATGAAGCAAAAACACATCTGTACCTGTTTTTGACAATTTATGTTTTTGCTATATACAAAGGTAATCTCTTTagtatgtatataattattagACCATCTCCCAATAAATCCATTGtgaccaatatgtttttttttttctaataaaacattactttgtaactgattttaaatgatttttagcagatttatttAATTCATAATTGAAAAGGCACTTTTGTGGTTCAACCTCGCCAGATCTTGCACAATATTTAGGCCAAAAGGACCTCAAAACATTTGCTCCGCACACTTCTGTGCCTACGCAAGCCATATGGAGAACCACGTGTATTTCAAGAACAAAATGGAGGGGTTTTATTGTGAACTGTTAATGGGCTATATGCTTGTGTCTTGGTTGCTGATGATTAATTCCATTCTATGTgttggcaggcagagtatcaaaTAACCAGTTCATATGATGCttttgggagcaacatctaacAGGAGGAGTAGAGGACAATCAATATTTTGCTTGTGATGTGCATCTATCAAAAGAAGCTAGTAAAGTTTTTCAGAAGTAGATGCCAGGGTGAATTTATGGTGGATGCTGTGAATGTGAAACACCTGTTTGTAAATCTATTGTACTCCAAAAGTGCATCCATTTTTAAGCAAGTTTATTTCTTCTCCAAGGAAATGGTTTACAGATTAAAGTAGAGCTAAACCCAGAAAATGGAAGCTTACCCAGGGTGCTTCtctaagcacatttgcaatttacaataATTTTCTATTAGTAGCGATttaagatatttgcatttttagactgctaatacaaGGCTCAACTGACTGAACAAGCCCGTTGGGGTGGTCTACCCTCTGACTTCAAAGAGAGCTACTGAACAGAAAGCCTACTATCAGGagtctaatatttaaaaaaaccactaaaataagaaaatgtacattaaaggacatctaaattttctaattaaagtggttgttcacctttaaatgaacgttttgtatgatgtagagcgtgatattgcATTTGGTTCTCACTTGTGTATTTTTAgtcattaagctttttattcagcagctttccagtttgcaaattcagcaatctggttgctagagtccaaattaccctagcaaccatgcatttatttgaacaagagactggaatgcgAAAAGGAGAGGATCTGAAGAGAAAGGGGAGTAATTAAaagtacaataacaataaatttgtagccttagagagcaatggtttttttagatggggtcaatgaccccctttttgaaagctggaaagagtcagaaggaggcaaataactaaagaactataaaaaataaatagtgcagaccaattgaaaaccaACTGAAGAGCAATTGTTTAGaattgtaacataataaatattaacttaaaggtaGGTGAACCATCCCCttcaatgaaaataaatgtttcagtGCTCACCTTTTCCTTATTCAAGTTTCACTTTCTCACACTTACAAGGTGAGACCGACTGCTAAAGGAAATTACAGTTTGTGCAAAGTTGCCGTTTACCTTAAACAAGTTTTAACATTTATAACAGTAACATTTCATCCCTAAAGTTCCTATACATGAATGGTAATCAAGTCAAAGAAACTGGTTTATGTTCATTTGTTCAGCATTGCAATGTTTATCTACTGATATTACAGGAATTCTTGTAATTATTTCTGCCTGATATTGTGTCTTCCCTTGCACAACCAATTACTGGCAGACTTCAGCCCTGAGCTCTGCTTTCATGCAACCAGTGCTGTGGGGCTCAAAGTTTCACAGTCACAAACACCAGCTTGTATAAAGCTAAAAGCACAGAATAGCCTTAGGAGCAGGAGTCTGCTCTGGATGGTAATGATTGGCTGCCTAGAGAGAATGGCTTGGAGTTCCTACATAACACAGGAATATGTTAAAATAATGATTTAGTGAGGATGAGAAAACAACTTTAGACCTAAAGAGTTCAATGGGAATCAAGTGAAAGAGACAGCACTGGCAATCCAAGAGATTTTCTTGAATCTGCTTGTGTATTTCCATGTGAAATCACTAGTGCTGGTGCTTTGAACACAATAGGAGTTGTCAGGGCAGAATTTGGTATTTTTAGTCAGTGAACAAACTGGTAAAATGCCCTACCAGCTCcatgggtcagatttatcaaaatgtgagattagagcccACCACCCCAATTGGGATTTTTTAGAAATCGTATTCATCAATGAGTGGAATTGCACTATTTGATAAATTcagttcattcctatgggattttttgaatTGTAAGTGGGGGAGATTTTTGTGGTGAACTCTAATGTCACATTGTGATAAATcgagagagagaatatatatatttctattaaaacTGATAATACTTTAGCT
The sequence above is a segment of the Xenopus laevis strain J_2021 chromosome 8L, Xenopus_laevis_v10.1, whole genome shotgun sequence genome. Coding sequences within it:
- the pin4.L gene encoding peptidylprolyl cis/trans isomerase, NIMA-interacting 4 L homeolog isoform X1, whose protein sequence is MCAGSRSTVAWNNRGIWKKSCRQRGRVEREQKVINKSWDIRNTTSLGGAASGEAADKKAQTPKGGNAVKVRHILCEKHGKVMEAMEKLKSGVRFSEVATQYSEDKARQGGDLGWMTRGSMVGPFQDAAFALSVSTMDKPVYTDPPVKTKFGYHIIMVEGRK
- the pin4.L gene encoding peptidylprolyl cis/trans isomerase, NIMA-interacting 4 L homeolog codes for the protein MPPKGKGGKGAKGGAASGEAADKKAQTPKGGNAVKVRHILCEKHGKVMEAMEKLKSGVRFSEVATQYSEDKARQGGDLGWMTRGSMVGPFQDAAFALSVSTMDKPVYTDPPVKTKFGYHIIMVEGRK